A genomic segment from Desulfurispirillum indicum S5 encodes:
- a CDS encoding PstS family phosphate ABC transporter substrate-binding protein, which produces MKVKGVMKGLATLLVSASVLAVTATADVDPKLPTYKETRGVSGNLSSIGSDTLNNLMTLWAEEFQGFYPNVNIQIQGAGTSTAPPALTEGTSNFGPMSRGMRDTEKAAFEQRHGYPPVLVPVAIDMVAVFVNKDNPIQGLSIPQIDAIFSSTRRCGLGNDINRWGQVGLTGAWANRDITLYSRNAVSGTYGFFRQHAMCDGDFKDSINEQPGSSSVVQGVTESLNGIGYSGIGYRTSGVRVVPLAREHGGKFAEATAENAASGDYPLARYLYLAVNKHPNRPLPPMEREFLKMVLSKQGQDVVNRDGFVPLPESVAGKIRKDLGLD; this is translated from the coding sequence ATGAAAGTCAAAGGCGTAATGAAAGGACTGGCCACCCTGCTGGTATCGGCAAGCGTACTGGCCGTCACCGCCACAGCAGATGTCGATCCCAAGCTTCCTACCTACAAGGAAACCCGTGGTGTTTCCGGTAACCTGTCCAGTATTGGTTCCGACACCCTCAACAATCTGATGACTCTGTGGGCTGAGGAGTTCCAGGGCTTCTACCCCAACGTTAACATCCAGATTCAGGGTGCCGGTACTTCCACCGCTCCTCCTGCTCTGACAGAGGGAACTTCCAACTTCGGTCCCATGAGCCGTGGCATGCGCGACACGGAAAAGGCAGCCTTTGAGCAGCGTCATGGATATCCCCCCGTACTGGTACCTGTGGCCATCGACATGGTTGCGGTGTTTGTCAACAAGGACAACCCCATCCAGGGCCTGTCTATTCCCCAGATTGACGCCATTTTCTCTTCCACCCGTCGCTGCGGACTGGGCAATGACATCAACCGCTGGGGCCAGGTTGGCCTGACCGGTGCCTGGGCCAACCGTGACATCACCCTGTACAGCCGTAACGCCGTTTCCGGTACCTATGGCTTCTTCCGTCAGCACGCCATGTGTGATGGTGACTTCAAGGACAGCATCAACGAGCAGCCTGGCTCCTCTTCTGTTGTTCAGGGTGTCACTGAGTCCCTGAATGGCATTGGCTACTCCGGTATTGGCTACCGCACTTCCGGTGTACGCGTGGTTCCCCTTGCCCGTGAGCATGGCGGAAAATTTGCTGAAGCCACTGCCGAGAATGCTGCCAGCGGCGATTACCCCTTGGCCCGCTACCTGTACCTGGCTGTAAACAAGCACCCCAACCGTCCCCTGCCTCCCATGGAGCGTGAGTTCCTGAAGATGGTTCTCTCCAAGCAGGGT
- a CDS encoding sensor histidine kinase — MLNHRHWRVRLLAALGTSLLLWLSAANGQMVAFDAANRDLTPSLLSHIEYLPDPQHIHTYASARESQEWLPLERSNLGYLSYPIWTRLNITNSHPRAQELVLYNQRPFVNHIDVFVEAEHGFEFRRNLGYFSDQRNQHQASQFGHLLLSVEPGQTYTLLTRLETRGAIETDWRVASPADYSREQVIELFKWGLYFGLLAALAIYSLMSGLMMRRGSILFYLGYCFCAFGFMMGYSGVARIISLGIPAPIWFYSNWLMGLGSILFLLLLCIYFLETRRTMPTMDKCIKLMAILTSLAILLFVAAPWYPWIYASQNIIMQPLLLLSYAGLVAAGVLAVRRGVSGGWFFLMGQVLFIVLLAGIIFLAQYGLISNLKLVFWSIPVGQTLLVTMLSLAIAKQARDQHREHEMQRQLLVEQSRFASVGRSVGMVAHQWRSPLARIGALVSELEVYQEAKGESTSHDQRINQVLEYMHQCLATMGGTIEDFRSFYSANTNCEAFFPHTMIKHVLAILHERLLQQGVDVHYTFPDKPCQVVSHPTALVHATMVLMENALDTFQLRRVDEPRIQVTLRCANGRVALSVADNGGGIASHLQGKIFEPSVSGKTDGMGIGLYIARMLVQERLKGTISVENRNGGACFHIEFPASSGDEG; from the coding sequence GTGCTTAACCACAGGCACTGGCGCGTACGCCTGCTGGCGGCTCTGGGCACTTCCCTGCTGCTGTGGCTCTCTGCAGCCAATGGGCAGATGGTTGCCTTTGATGCTGCCAACCGTGACCTGACCCCATCCCTCCTGTCCCATATCGAATATCTGCCCGATCCCCAACACATTCATACCTACGCCTCAGCCAGGGAGAGCCAGGAGTGGCTTCCCCTGGAACGCAGCAATCTTGGCTATCTGAGTTATCCCATCTGGACGCGCCTGAACATTACCAACTCCCACCCCAGGGCGCAGGAACTGGTGCTATATAACCAGCGTCCATTCGTCAACCATATTGATGTGTTTGTGGAGGCAGAGCATGGTTTTGAGTTCCGTAGAAACCTGGGTTACTTCTCTGATCAGCGGAACCAGCATCAGGCCAGTCAGTTTGGCCACCTGCTGCTTTCTGTTGAGCCGGGCCAGACCTATACCCTGCTGACCCGCCTGGAAACGCGGGGAGCCATTGAGACTGACTGGCGGGTGGCTTCCCCGGCGGACTACTCCCGCGAGCAGGTGATTGAGCTGTTCAAGTGGGGCCTGTACTTTGGCCTGCTGGCGGCTTTGGCGATATACAGCCTGATGAGTGGACTAATGATGCGACGCGGCAGTATCCTGTTCTATCTGGGCTACTGCTTTTGTGCCTTTGGGTTTATGATGGGCTACAGCGGGGTTGCGCGCATTATTTCCCTGGGGATACCGGCACCGATCTGGTTTTACAGCAACTGGCTGATGGGCCTTGGATCAATTCTCTTTTTGCTGCTGCTTTGCATTTACTTCCTGGAAACCCGTCGCACCATGCCCACGATGGACAAGTGCATAAAACTTATGGCGATACTGACGAGCCTGGCGATCCTTCTATTTGTGGCAGCACCCTGGTACCCGTGGATATACGCCAGCCAGAACATCATAATGCAGCCACTACTGCTTCTTAGCTATGCGGGTTTAGTGGCAGCGGGCGTGCTGGCTGTCAGGCGAGGAGTCAGCGGTGGCTGGTTCTTCCTGATGGGGCAGGTGCTCTTTATTGTCCTCCTGGCCGGTATTATCTTCCTGGCCCAATACGGCCTGATCAGTAACCTTAAGCTGGTGTTCTGGTCCATACCCGTTGGTCAGACCCTGTTGGTCACCATGCTCTCCCTGGCCATTGCCAAGCAGGCCCGTGACCAGCACCGTGAGCACGAAATGCAGCGCCAGCTTCTGGTGGAACAGTCCCGTTTTGCAAGCGTGGGACGCTCAGTGGGGATGGTGGCCCACCAGTGGCGCTCGCCCCTGGCACGCATAGGCGCGTTGGTGAGTGAACTGGAGGTATACCAGGAAGCAAAGGGTGAATCCACCTCCCATGATCAGCGCATCAATCAGGTGCTTGAGTACATGCACCAGTGCCTGGCCACCATGGGCGGAACCATTGAAGACTTCCGCAGCTTTTATTCCGCCAATACAAACTGTGAGGCCTTTTTCCCCCACACCATGATCAAGCATGTGCTGGCAATCCTTCATGAAAGACTGTTACAGCAGGGCGTTGATGTCCACTACACCTTTCCGGACAAGCCATGCCAGGTCGTAAGCCACCCCACAGCACTGGTCCATGCCACCATGGTGCTGATGGAGAACGCCCTGGATACCTTTCAGCTGCGTCGGGTAGACGAGCCTCGCATCCAGGTGACCCTCAGGTGCGCCAATGGGCGGGTTGCCTTGTCTGTTGCCGATAATGGCGGCGGGATCGCTTCCCACTTACAGGGGAAAATATTCGAGCCCTCTGTAAGCGGCAAAACAGACGGAATGGGGATTGGGCTCTATATCGCCCGCATGCTGGTGCAGGAGCGACTGAAGGGAACGATCAGCGTCGAAAACCGTAACGGTGGCGCGTGCTTCCACATAGAATTCCCCGCTTCGTCAGGTGACGAAGGGTGA
- a CDS encoding SIMPL domain-containing protein (The SIMPL domain is named for its presence in mouse protein SIMPL (signalling molecule that associates with mouse pelle-like kinase). Bacterial member BP26, from Brucella, was shown to assemble into a channel-like structure, while YggE from E. coli has been associated with resistance to oxidative stress.) has translation MKYPMLFLLVTLLCLVPAVLAGEFPENMIQFEVSAEGEVENDTITVMLRYQTQSAQPSVAADEVNRTMEWMQRQLGSFADVKSRHRGYRTTPLPQSAEQRGREPIIWQVQQEVELRSTNIVQMQQAIARLQERLAVTSVVFSPSPQLHDRQSDALTRQALQKFRQQAELIRKELGARSYRLGQLHVNSYSQEPPRDMFLQRSSAEVSTMSIAPPAMESGSSRIQVRVGGSIFLDF, from the coding sequence ATGAAATACCCTATGCTGTTTTTGCTTGTAACCCTGTTGTGCCTGGTGCCGGCTGTGCTGGCCGGTGAATTTCCGGAAAACATGATCCAGTTTGAGGTCAGCGCTGAAGGGGAGGTGGAAAACGACACCATCACCGTAATGCTGCGATATCAGACTCAGTCTGCCCAGCCCTCTGTGGCGGCCGATGAGGTGAATCGCACCATGGAGTGGATGCAGCGTCAGCTGGGCTCCTTTGCTGATGTCAAGAGCCGCCACCGTGGCTACCGCACCACTCCCCTGCCCCAGAGTGCTGAACAGCGGGGCCGCGAACCGATCATCTGGCAGGTGCAGCAGGAGGTGGAGCTGCGCTCCACAAATATCGTTCAGATGCAGCAGGCCATTGCGCGCCTGCAGGAGAGGCTGGCGGTGACTTCCGTGGTATTTTCTCCCTCACCTCAGTTACATGACCGGCAAAGCGATGCGTTGACCCGTCAGGCGTTGCAGAAGTTTCGCCAGCAGGCGGAGCTGATTCGCAAGGAACTGGGGGCCAGGAGCTATCGCCTGGGTCAGCTGCACGTGAACAGTTACAGCCAGGAGCCTCCCCGCGATATGTTCCTGCAGCGCAGCAGCGCGGAGGTGAGCACCATGTCCATCGCGCCGCCGGCCATGGAATCTGGCAGCAGCCGCATTCAGGTGCGGGTGGGGGGGAGCATTTTCCTCGACTTCTAG
- a CDS encoding thioredoxin family protein, which produces MEESDANYELEKITDINAIIGMGIMIAPGIAIDGELKSTGKLLCTEEIKKLLT; this is translated from the coding sequence ATAGAGGAAAGCGACGCCAACTATGAACTGGAAAAGATCACCGATATAAACGCAATCATCGGAATGGGTATCATGATCGCCCCGGGAATCGCCATTGACGGTGAGCTGAAATCCACCGGCAAACTCCTGTGCACAGAAGAGATTAAAAAACTGCTGACATGA
- a CDS encoding type II toxin-antitoxin system death-on-curing family toxin, with translation MALVYLTLDQAIEVHAKTVEVSGGGTLGHLELGKLDSVLQNIQNDDYYPTFEDKLTHLFFCACKFHCFQDGNKRIAITLSAQMLLLNGYLYCASSFIREMENISYHVAAGNIGKELLRELIAAHLAEESDSEELKLKIWHAISGSLHN, from the coding sequence ATGGCATTGGTCTATCTTACGCTGGATCAGGCCATAGAGGTCCATGCCAAAACAGTTGAAGTGAGTGGTGGTGGAACCCTTGGGCACCTGGAGCTTGGCAAGCTGGACAGTGTGCTTCAGAATATCCAGAACGATGACTACTACCCAACATTCGAGGATAAGCTCACCCACCTGTTCTTTTGCGCCTGCAAGTTCCACTGTTTTCAGGATGGGAACAAACGCATTGCCATAACCCTCTCTGCGCAGATGTTGTTGTTAAACGGCTACTTGTATTGTGCCAGCAGCTTTATCCGAGAAATGGAGAATATCAGCTACCACGTGGCTGCCGGGAATATTGGCAAAGAACTCCTGAGGGAGCTCATTGCAGCCCATCTGGCCGAGGAATCCGACAGCGAGGAGCTGAAATTGAAAATATGGCATGCTATTTCGGGAAGCCTTCATAACTGA
- the extH gene encoding selenite/tellurite reduction operon rhodanese-like protein ExtH: MKMFFTPLKQSKLVLLLAMILATGLLIVGCSGSDSYTNHTKQALTLTPTPLIEPATLKSWMDQGLVNAAAHSENVVILQVSPDTAYDDSPSIPGAYLWDQGLLNANRLEGLAFNGTMTATGETMDAILQPAGVNGNSTIVLTFVGTGAADLYRVSRAYFHLRYWGFPKERIKLLNGGNAAWEASIADNSWDIATYGMDVYVKPEPRTSSFSVRDNGALQDGLRYSIGEMLQAVDANLASMDATTTRTINIIQQAAPGAHIILHATGIPHAEFSKEEDGLRRFKTAEELVTLLETNDINSNLVTITHCVSATSCAPSFFALDAILGWPAAIYDGSASQWNAYRGIKTGVGEGGVIPNTAWDTNPRSVDTAGTTATDIIDPKLNTLYLTIDDPRANQIENEDWEYMLTPRQTTTPPSSVGGGAPSGC; the protein is encoded by the coding sequence ATGAAAATGTTTTTCACCCCATTGAAGCAGAGTAAACTGGTTCTGCTGCTGGCCATGATCCTGGCAACAGGCCTGCTGATCGTCGGCTGCAGTGGCTCCGACAGCTACACAAACCATACCAAGCAGGCGCTGACGCTCACCCCGACTCCGCTTATCGAACCAGCGACCCTGAAGTCCTGGATGGATCAGGGGCTGGTGAATGCCGCTGCCCACAGTGAAAATGTGGTCATTCTGCAGGTAAGTCCTGACACTGCATACGATGACAGCCCCAGCATCCCTGGCGCCTACCTCTGGGATCAGGGTCTCCTGAACGCCAACCGCCTGGAAGGCCTGGCATTTAACGGTACCATGACCGCCACTGGCGAAACTATGGATGCGATTCTGCAGCCAGCTGGCGTCAACGGCAACTCCACCATCGTGCTGACCTTTGTGGGCACTGGTGCAGCTGACTTATACCGGGTTTCCCGCGCCTACTTCCACCTGCGCTACTGGGGCTTCCCCAAAGAACGCATCAAGCTCCTTAATGGCGGGAACGCCGCCTGGGAAGCGTCCATCGCCGATAACAGCTGGGATATTGCAACCTACGGCATGGATGTTTATGTGAAGCCTGAGCCACGCACCTCCAGTTTCAGCGTACGAGACAACGGCGCCCTGCAGGATGGCCTCCGCTACTCCATCGGTGAGATGCTGCAGGCGGTGGATGCCAATCTCGCCAGCATGGACGCCACGACCACGCGTACCATCAATATCATTCAGCAGGCGGCTCCTGGCGCACACATTATTCTGCACGCTACGGGTATCCCCCATGCTGAGTTCTCAAAAGAAGAAGACGGGCTGCGCAGGTTCAAGACCGCCGAGGAGCTGGTAACCCTGCTGGAGACCAATGACATAAACTCCAACCTGGTAACCATTACCCACTGTGTCTCAGCCACCAGTTGTGCACCCAGTTTCTTTGCCCTGGACGCCATTCTCGGCTGGCCTGCCGCTATTTATGACGGTTCTGCAAGCCAGTGGAATGCCTACCGTGGCATCAAAACAGGTGTCGGTGAGGGAGGCGTTATTCCCAATACCGCCTGGGACACCAACCCCCGCTCCGTAGATACGGCAGGTACAACAGCAACTGACATAATTGATCCAAAACTCAACACCCTGTACCTCACCATTGATGATCCCCGTGCCAATCAGATTGAGAATGAGGACTGGGAGTATATGCTTACCCCAAGACAAACCACGACACCCCCCAGCAGTGTTGGTGGCGGAGCTCCTTCCGGCTGCTGA
- the extI gene encoding selenite/tellurite reduction operon porin ExtI, protein MKIAKSASLMAGLSMLATPALAGPIWSFGPEDQGLMKLDYKAQFQMNLRDTGSGSDGTGNTSEFNFRRNRLALMGAYGSNFSLYVQTEFNEDNNITPMNVSDGNNSDFRILDAVMRFRQSPSLNVWVGKFKYNLTRENLESCEEPLTLDRSAMLRAPLASSGTRDKGVAVWGNLADNMFQYRFDVMNGRNDAESAPNSNFRYSARAHVSLLDPEAGYGYKGTYLGERRVLTIGAAYQMEDEVAYADVAGSSDPVDYRAWTVDLFFEYPVEDVGTFTVSAAYVDYDLDDAYQGANPDPATIGLNGEKNGGYIKAGYMLPNLPLQFFARSENWSFASLNGVIGQEVDWNSVGVNYYLRGQDLKLTLEYSKVDFDQEGTFGGVTTENFSTLTAQLQLMF, encoded by the coding sequence GTGAAAATAGCAAAATCCGCGTCCCTTATGGCTGGCTTGTCGATGCTGGCAACACCGGCTCTGGCCGGCCCGATCTGGTCCTTCGGACCTGAGGATCAGGGGCTGATGAAACTCGACTACAAGGCCCAGTTCCAGATGAATCTCCGCGATACCGGTTCCGGCTCTGACGGGACGGGCAATACCAGTGAATTCAACTTCCGCCGCAACCGCCTGGCCCTGATGGGAGCCTACGGAAGCAATTTCAGCCTCTATGTGCAGACCGAGTTCAACGAAGACAACAATATCACTCCCATGAACGTCAGCGACGGCAACAATTCGGATTTCCGCATCCTGGATGCCGTCATGCGCTTTCGTCAGAGCCCCAGCCTGAATGTATGGGTGGGGAAATTCAAGTACAACCTGACCCGCGAAAACCTGGAGTCATGTGAAGAGCCTCTGACCCTTGATCGCTCCGCTATGCTGCGCGCTCCCCTGGCCAGCAGCGGCACCCGTGACAAGGGCGTGGCGGTGTGGGGAAATCTGGCAGACAATATGTTCCAGTACCGCTTTGATGTCATGAACGGCCGCAATGACGCTGAGTCAGCGCCCAATTCCAACTTCCGCTATAGTGCCCGTGCCCACGTTTCCCTTCTGGATCCTGAAGCAGGATATGGCTACAAGGGCACCTACCTGGGTGAACGCCGCGTTCTGACCATTGGCGCGGCCTACCAGATGGAAGACGAGGTGGCCTACGCTGATGTGGCTGGCAGCAGCGACCCGGTTGACTACCGCGCCTGGACGGTGGATCTGTTCTTTGAGTACCCGGTGGAAGACGTGGGGACATTCACGGTTTCCGCGGCCTACGTGGATTACGATCTGGATGACGCCTACCAGGGTGCCAACCCCGATCCTGCCACAATCGGCCTGAACGGCGAAAAGAACGGTGGATACATCAAGGCCGGTTATATGCTGCCCAATCTGCCCCTGCAGTTCTTCGCCCGCAGTGAAAACTGGTCGTTTGCCAGCCTGAATGGCGTTATTGGCCAGGAAGTTGACTGGAACAGTGTCGGCGTGAATTACTATCTGCGTGGGCAGGATCTGAAACTGACTCTTGAGTACTCAAAGGTTGACTTCGATCAGGAAGGCACCTTCGGCGGAGTTACCACGGAGAACTTTTCCACCCTCACCGCTCAGCTTCAGCTGATGTTCTAA
- the extJ gene encoding selenite/tellurite reduction operon protein ExtJ: protein MMAKRISIVFLVSIIALYAAGMAVSAELQGKVVDVKGKTVTIEINKGKASDLSKGDTVEIKSEEKKATPPRRGQDMLMGC, encoded by the coding sequence ATGATGGCCAAAAGAATTTCAATTGTTTTTCTGGTATCCATAATCGCACTCTATGCCGCTGGAATGGCAGTTTCCGCTGAACTTCAGGGCAAAGTGGTCGATGTGAAGGGGAAAACCGTGACCATCGAGATCAACAAGGGCAAAGCTTCCGACCTGTCAAAAGGCGACACGGTCGAAATCAAGTCCGAGGAGAAAAAAGCAACTCCACCACGGCGTGGGCAGGATATGCTGATGGGCTGCTGA